The proteins below come from a single Campylobacter concisus ATCC 51562 genomic window:
- the cysS gene encoding cysteine--tRNA ligase: protein MRIFDTSKREKVEFSPIKDGEVSIYLCGPTVYDDAHLGHAKSAVSFDLLRRVLKALGYKVKFARNYTDIDDKILNKMAQTGQSLEEITNKYIAHYESDMGALNVLDPDFKPKATQCLEAIISYIKVLMDRGVAYKTSDGIYFDTSKDSGYFSISGKDNNTDLIARVASFGEKRDEKDFVLWKFDEKWYESPFGKGRPGWHTECVAMIREFLSDKENDKFEIDIHAGGIDLLFPHHENEASQCRCAYHKNLSKYWMHNGFIKVNNEKMSKSLNNSFFVKDALKNIHGEVLRYYLLTSHYRAHFNYSDEDLVASKKRLDKIYRLKKRVDGVQAGAINESFKNELLEALSDDLNASKALASVDEFVKTANERLDNSPKDKVYKAEVVANLELISEILGIASTNYVEYFQFGVSNEQKEQIKRLLDERAVAKKERNFARADEIRDELEKMNISIMDTPNGVVWEKSND, encoded by the coding sequence ATGCGAATTTTTGATACTTCTAAAAGAGAAAAGGTTGAGTTTAGCCCTATTAAAGATGGTGAAGTTAGCATCTACCTATGCGGTCCAACGGTCTATGACGACGCACATTTGGGGCATGCAAAGTCAGCCGTTAGCTTTGATCTTTTAAGAAGGGTTTTAAAAGCGCTTGGCTACAAGGTTAAATTTGCAAGAAACTACACTGATATTGACGATAAAATTTTAAATAAAATGGCGCAAACTGGTCAAAGCCTAGAGGAGATCACAAACAAATATATAGCGCATTATGAGAGCGACATGGGCGCTTTAAACGTGCTTGATCCAGACTTTAAACCAAAGGCTACGCAGTGCTTGGAGGCGATCATTAGCTACATCAAAGTGCTTATGGATAGGGGCGTGGCGTATAAAACCAGCGATGGAATTTACTTTGATACGAGCAAGGATAGTGGTTATTTTAGCATTAGCGGCAAGGACAATAACACCGATCTAATCGCGCGCGTGGCAAGTTTTGGCGAGAAAAGAGACGAAAAAGACTTTGTTCTTTGGAAATTTGACGAGAAATGGTATGAGAGTCCATTTGGCAAGGGTCGTCCTGGCTGGCACACCGAGTGCGTGGCGATGATAAGAGAATTTCTAAGCGATAAAGAAAATGATAAATTTGAGATCGACATCCACGCTGGCGGCATCGACCTGCTCTTTCCGCACCACGAAAATGAGGCTAGCCAGTGCAGATGCGCTTATCATAAAAATTTGAGCAAATACTGGATGCATAACGGCTTTATAAAAGTAAATAACGAAAAGATGAGCAAGAGCTTAAATAACAGCTTTTTCGTAAAGGACGCCCTAAAAAATATTCATGGCGAAGTACTTAGATATTACTTGCTTACGAGCCATTACAGGGCGCATTTTAATTATTCAGATGAAGACTTAGTGGCTTCAAAAAAGAGGCTAGATAAAATTTATCGCCTTAAAAAAAGAGTTGATGGCGTGCAAGCAGGTGCAATAAATGAGAGCTTTAAAAATGAGCTACTTGAGGCACTAAGTGATGATCTAAACGCTTCAAAAGCACTTGCAAGCGTTGATGAGTTTGTAAAAACAGCAAACGAAAGGCTTGATAATAGCCCAAAAGATAAAGTCTATAAGGCCGAAGTAGTGGCGAATTTGGAGCTTATAAGTGAAATTTTGGGCATTGCTAGCACAAATTATGTTGAGTATTTTCAGTTTGGTGTAAGCAACGAGCAAAAAGAGCAAATTAAAAGGCTTCTTGATGAGCGAGCGGTAGCTAAAAAAGAGAGAAATTTTGCAAGAGCTGATGAGATAAGAGACGAGCTAGAAAAGATGAATATCTCCATTATGGATACACCAAACGGCGTAGTTTGGGAGAAAAGCAATGACTAA
- a CDS encoding ABC transporter ATP-binding protein, with translation MTNFGLKDVLKRFGPYFKDYIPHFILAFIGMGLASGGTAVSAYLVEPVLNKIFVEKNETLLYLLPCAIIAIYLLKNVGTFMQAYFTAYIGQDTIRRFREKMVENLLNLDMKFFNDFRTGELISRTTNDIERIRSIVSSIIPELIRELVTIIGLLCVVIYQSPKLAFFALVVMPIAIYPISRLAKKMKKISKKSQEKTSDITSALSEIFTNIEIIKANNAQKYEHSRFVEENNKFFKLNLKTVKIEQLVSPLMETIGSIGVAAVIIIGGKDVIDRNINMGAFFSFLTALFMLYTPLKRIVNIYNKMQDAIAASERTFFLMDKVSEIKDGEKVLSEEINLIKFNDVSLNYGDKEVLKGINLEARKSEFIALVGSSGGGKTSLMNLLMRFYDVNSGEILINETNLKDIKIHSLRQNIGLVTQRVYIFNDTIAKNVAYGREFNEEAVINALKMANAYEFVNKLDNGINTILNEFGTNLSGGQRQRIAIARALYQNPQILIFDEATSALDNESEKEITKAINNLRNKKIIFVIAHRLSTVESADKIAVLSGGKVVDIGSNEELSKRNEIYAKLKGKALV, from the coding sequence ATGACTAACTTTGGCTTAAAAGATGTACTAAAACGCTTTGGCCCATATTTTAAAGACTACATTCCACACTTCATCCTAGCCTTCATCGGCATGGGGCTTGCAAGTGGTGGAACAGCAGTCAGCGCGTATTTGGTGGAGCCAGTACTTAATAAAATTTTCGTTGAAAAAAACGAAACACTGCTTTATTTGTTACCATGTGCGATCATCGCTATTTATCTGTTAAAAAATGTTGGAACTTTTATGCAGGCCTATTTTACCGCTTATATTGGCCAAGATACGATTAGAAGATTTCGTGAAAAGATGGTCGAAAATTTACTAAATTTGGACATGAAATTTTTTAATGATTTTAGAACAGGCGAGCTAATAAGCAGAACCACGAACGACATAGAGCGCATAAGATCTATTGTTTCAAGCATTATACCAGAGCTTATTAGGGAGCTTGTAACTATCATAGGTCTGCTTTGTGTAGTCATATATCAAAGCCCTAAATTAGCCTTTTTTGCACTTGTTGTTATGCCAATAGCGATTTATCCGATCTCGCGCCTTGCTAAAAAGATGAAAAAAATCTCAAAAAAATCGCAAGAAAAGACATCTGATATCACTTCAGCCTTGAGTGAAATTTTTACAAATATCGAGATCATCAAGGCAAATAATGCCCAAAAATACGAGCACTCACGTTTCGTTGAAGAAAATAACAAATTTTTTAAGTTAAACCTTAAAACCGTAAAAATCGAGCAACTAGTAAGTCCACTAATGGAAACAATTGGCTCAATAGGCGTGGCAGCTGTCATCATAATAGGTGGCAAAGACGTCATTGACAGAAATATAAACATGGGTGCTTTCTTTTCATTTTTAACTGCGCTTTTCATGCTCTACACTCCTCTAAAACGTATCGTAAATATATACAATAAAATGCAAGATGCGATCGCTGCGAGCGAGAGGACATTTTTCTTGATGGATAAAGTAAGCGAGATAAAAGATGGCGAAAAAGTGTTAAGCGAAGAGATAAATTTGATTAAATTTAATGATGTCAGCCTAAACTACGGCGATAAAGAGGTTTTAAAAGGTATAAATTTGGAGGCTCGCAAGTCAGAATTTATAGCCCTAGTTGGTTCAAGCGGTGGCGGAAAAACATCGCTCATGAATCTACTTATGAGATTTTACGACGTAAATAGCGGAGAAATTTTAATAAATGAAACAAATTTAAAAGATATCAAAATCCATTCACTTCGCCAAAACATCGGCCTTGTAACGCAGCGTGTATATATCTTTAACGATACAATCGCTAAAAACGTGGCTTACGGCAGAGAATTTAACGAAGAAGCCGTTATAAATGCACTAAAAATGGCAAATGCTTATGAGTTTGTAAATAAACTAGATAACGGCATCAACACTATCTTAAACGAATTTGGCACAAACCTTTCAGGCGGTCAAAGACAACGCATCGCTATCGCTAGAGCGCTTTATCAAAACCCACAAATTCTTATCTTTGACGAAGCCACTTCAGCGCTTGATAACGAGAGTGAAAAAGAGATCACAAAGGCTATAAACAACCTAAGAAACAAAAAGATCATCTTTGTCATCGCTCACCGCTTAAGCACGGTTGAGAGTGCTGATAAGATCGCAGTTTTAAGTGGTGGAAAGGTCGTTGATATCGGAAGCAATGAAGAGCTTAGCAAGAGAAATGAAATTTATGCAAAACTTAAAGGCAAAGCCTTAGTTTAA
- a CDS encoding quinone-dependent dihydroorotate dehydrogenase, whose amino-acid sequence MSLNYETLKSIFFKFDPETAHKIAELAMIGANKIFPGSLSFVANKCVVDDNALKQNLFSSTYHNPVGIAGGFDKNATMFGALTALGFGYLEFGTFTPKPQPGNDKPRLFRLIDEESIQNAMGFNNDGCEAVKNRVKKLYPYTLPIWANIGKNKVTPNEDAIKDYEILVREFSEICDTFVINVSSPNTPNLRALQDESFIKELFSVILPLTKKPIIFKIAPDMSHEDAIKLCSCAVENGASGVLVSNTSVDYSLSHSSNLKDFGGLSGKVIAKKSKEIFKAVANELYGKTTLIACGGIDSGAEAYERIKMGANLVQIFTSFIFKGPMIARDINLEILELLKRDGFASISEAVGIDVKK is encoded by the coding sequence ATGAGCTTAAACTACGAAACTTTAAAATCTATATTTTTTAAATTTGATCCAGAAACTGCCCATAAAATCGCAGAACTTGCAATGATCGGGGCAAATAAAATTTTTCCAGGATCTTTAAGCTTTGTAGCAAATAAGTGCGTGGTCGATGACAATGCACTAAAACAAAATTTATTTTCAAGCACTTATCACAATCCAGTTGGCATAGCTGGAGGCTTTGATAAAAATGCCACAATGTTTGGAGCGCTCACGGCTCTTGGCTTTGGGTATTTAGAATTTGGCACATTTACTCCAAAACCTCAACCTGGCAACGATAAACCGAGACTTTTTAGGCTCATAGACGAAGAGAGTATCCAAAATGCGATGGGCTTTAACAACGACGGCTGTGAGGCTGTCAAAAATAGAGTCAAAAAACTTTATCCTTATACTTTACCTATCTGGGCAAACATCGGTAAAAACAAGGTCACACCAAACGAAGATGCAATAAAAGACTATGAAATTTTAGTAAGAGAATTTAGTGAAATTTGCGACACCTTTGTCATAAATGTCTCATCGCCAAACACGCCAAATTTAAGAGCACTGCAAGATGAGAGCTTCATAAAAGAACTTTTTAGCGTCATTTTGCCACTTACCAAAAAGCCGATCATCTTTAAAATCGCTCCTGATATGAGCCACGAAGATGCGATCAAGCTTTGCAGCTGCGCGGTAGAAAACGGTGCTAGTGGCGTGCTTGTTTCAAATACAAGCGTTGATTACTCGCTCTCTCACTCGTCAAATTTAAAGGATTTTGGCGGACTAAGCGGCAAGGTGATCGCTAAAAAGTCAAAAGAGATCTTTAAGGCTGTAGCAAACGAGCTTTATGGTAAGACGACGCTTATCGCATGCGGCGGCATAGATAGTGGTGCAGAGGCATATGAGCGCATAAAAATGGGAGCAAATTTAGTGCAAATTTTTACAAGCTTTATCTTTAAAGGGCCAATGATCGCAAGAGATATAAATTTAGAAATTTTAGAACTTTTAAAAAGAGATGGCTTTGCCTCTATTAGCGAAGCAGTCGGCATAGATGTTAAAAAATAA
- a CDS encoding M16 family metallopeptidase, with protein MIKFNKIKLKNGLEIYHVPVNPGSKVISVDVFYKVGSKNEVMGKSGIAHMLEHLNFKSTKNLRAGEFDEIVKGFGGVNNASTGFDYTHYFIKASNENLDKTLGLFAELMKNLSLKDKEFQPERDVVHEERRWRTDNNPMGYLYFRLYNHAFIYHPYHWTPIGFIKDIENWNISDIKEFHATFYQPKNAILMISGDIGKDEAFKLAKKNFSGIKNKRAIPKTHCKEPEQDGARRAIIYKDSQTQMLAIAYKIPDFRHADQVGLNAISEYLATGKSSVLQQRLIDELMLVNQIYAYNMSCVDENLFIFLAVCNPDVEANVVEAEILKIIDDLKNKPIDKDDVLRVKNLIKTDFIYSFESASKVANLYGSYLARGDIKPLYELEKNIDKIDAKLLKEIANKYFNEKTSTTIILKKE; from the coding sequence TTGATAAAATTTAATAAAATAAAACTAAAAAACGGACTTGAAATTTATCACGTACCAGTAAATCCTGGCTCAAAAGTGATAAGCGTCGATGTCTTTTATAAAGTTGGATCAAAAAACGAAGTGATGGGCAAAAGCGGCATCGCTCACATGTTAGAGCATCTAAATTTTAAATCAACCAAAAATTTACGAGCTGGTGAATTTGACGAAATAGTAAAAGGCTTTGGCGGCGTAAATAACGCAAGCACTGGCTTTGACTACACTCACTACTTCATAAAAGCCTCAAATGAAAATTTAGACAAAACGCTTGGTCTTTTTGCTGAGCTTATGAAAAATTTAAGCCTAAAAGACAAAGAATTTCAACCAGAGCGAGACGTTGTGCATGAAGAGCGCAGGTGGCGAACAGATAATAACCCTATGGGATACCTCTACTTTAGGCTCTACAACCACGCATTTATCTACCATCCATACCACTGGACTCCGATAGGCTTTATAAAAGATATCGAAAACTGGAATATCTCCGACATAAAAGAATTTCATGCTACTTTTTATCAGCCAAAAAATGCGATTTTGATGATAAGCGGTGACATCGGCAAGGATGAGGCATTTAAACTGGCTAAGAAAAATTTTAGTGGCATAAAAAATAAAAGGGCCATCCCAAAAACTCACTGTAAAGAACCTGAGCAAGATGGGGCTAGAAGAGCTATTATCTACAAAGATAGCCAAACACAAATGCTAGCGATCGCTTATAAGATCCCAGACTTTAGGCATGCTGATCAAGTAGGTCTAAATGCGATCAGTGAATATCTAGCCACTGGCAAAAGCTCTGTTTTACAGCAACGTCTAATCGATGAGCTAATGCTCGTAAATCAAATTTATGCTTATAATATGAGCTGCGTTGATGAAAATTTATTTATATTTTTAGCAGTTTGCAACCCAGATGTCGAAGCAAACGTGGTTGAGGCTGAAATTTTAAAGATCATAGATGATTTAAAAAATAAGCCAATCGATAAAGATGATGTTTTAAGAGTTAAGAATTTGATAAAAACTGATTTTATTTACTCATTTGAGAGTGCAAGCAAAGTTGCAAATTTATATGGCTCATATCTTGCTAGAGGCGACATAAAGCCACTTTACGAGCTTGAAAAAAATATCGATAAGATAGATGCCAAGCTTTTAAAAGAGATAGCAAATAAATATTTCAATGAAAAAACCAGCACAACAATAATATTAAAAAAGGAATAA
- the dapA gene encoding 4-hydroxy-tetrahydrodipicolinate synthase codes for MTALITPFKNQKVDEVSFEKLIKRQIKHGIDVVVPVGTTGESATLTHDEHRICIEIAVDACKGTNVKVLAGAGSNATHEAIGIAKFAQAHGADGILSVAPYYNKPTQEGLYEHYKAIANSIEIPVLLYNVPGRVGVDILPATVFRLFKECKNIYGIKEATGSIDRCVDLLAHEPNLVVISGEDAINYPIISNGGKGVISVTANLLPDQISQLTHLAMNEEYKKAKLINDNLYTINKTLFCESNPIPIKAAMYLAGLIDSLEYRLPLCKPSKENFKKIEEVIKNYEIKGF; via the coding sequence ATGACCGCACTCATTACGCCATTTAAAAATCAAAAAGTGGATGAAGTCAGTTTTGAAAAACTAATAAAAAGACAGATAAAACACGGCATAGATGTCGTTGTGCCAGTTGGAACTACCGGCGAGAGTGCAACACTAACGCATGATGAGCATAGAATTTGTATCGAAATAGCCGTAGATGCATGTAAAGGCACAAATGTAAAAGTACTAGCTGGAGCTGGCAGCAACGCGACTCACGAGGCTATTGGTATCGCTAAATTTGCTCAAGCTCATGGCGCTGATGGTATCCTTTCAGTTGCGCCTTATTACAACAAACCAACACAAGAAGGGCTTTACGAGCACTACAAAGCCATTGCAAATAGCATTGAAATTCCAGTGCTTCTTTATAATGTTCCAGGTAGAGTTGGAGTGGATATCTTGCCAGCGACCGTTTTTAGACTTTTTAAAGAGTGCAAAAATATCTACGGCATCAAAGAGGCTACAGGTAGCATAGATAGATGCGTAGATTTGTTAGCTCACGAGCCAAATTTAGTAGTCATTAGCGGCGAAGATGCGATCAACTATCCTATCATATCAAATGGCGGCAAGGGCGTCATCTCAGTTACTGCAAACCTCTTACCAGATCAAATTTCACAGCTTACGCACCTTGCGATGAACGAAGAGTACAAAAAAGCAAAACTAATAAATGACAATCTATATACGATAAATAAAACACTCTTTTGCGAAAGCAATCCGATACCGATCAAAGCAGCGATGTATCTAGCTGGACTCATCGACTCTTTAGAGTACCGCTTGCCACTTTGCAAACCAAGTAAAGAAAATTTTAAAAAGATAGAAGAAGTAATAAAAAATTACGAAATAAAGGGTTTTTAA
- a CDS encoding enoyl-ACP reductase produces MKDTLNEFKGKTLVISGGTRGIGRAIVEEFAKAGVNIAFTYNSNEELAKEQAKELETTYKIKARAYALNILEPETYKELFLKIDEDFDRIDFFISNAIISGRAVAGGYTKFMKLKPRGINNIFTATVNAFVVGTQEAAKRMEKVGGGSIISLSSTGNLVYIENYAGHGTAKAAVEAMARYAATELGEKNIRVNVVSGGPIETDALRAFTNYEEVRDMTAKLSPLNRMGQPTDLAGACLFLCSSKASWVTGHTFIIDGGTTFK; encoded by the coding sequence ATGAAGGACACACTAAACGAATTTAAAGGTAAAACGCTAGTTATCAGTGGCGGCACTAGAGGTATCGGTAGAGCCATAGTTGAAGAATTTGCAAAAGCTGGCGTAAATATAGCATTTACCTACAACTCAAACGAAGAGCTTGCAAAAGAACAAGCAAAAGAGCTTGAGACTACTTACAAGATAAAAGCAAGAGCTTACGCACTAAATATCCTTGAGCCAGAGACTTATAAAGAGCTATTTTTAAAGATAGACGAGGATTTTGACAGGATTGATTTTTTCATATCAAATGCTATCATCTCAGGTCGAGCAGTAGCTGGCGGATACACTAAATTTATGAAGCTAAAACCAAGAGGCATAAACAATATCTTTACAGCAACAGTAAATGCCTTTGTCGTAGGCACTCAAGAAGCTGCAAAACGCATGGAAAAAGTGGGTGGTGGTAGTATCATCAGCCTATCATCGACTGGAAATTTAGTATATATCGAAAACTACGCAGGTCATGGCACAGCAAAAGCAGCCGTTGAAGCCATGGCAAGATACGCTGCGACCGAGCTTGGCGAGAAAAATATCCGTGTAAACGTCGTAAGTGGCGGCCCTATCGAGACAGATGCACTAAGAGCCTTTACCAACTACGAAGAGGTGCGCGATATGACAGCAAAGCTTAGCCCGCTAAACCGCATGGGACAGCCGACTGATCTAGCCGGAGCATGTCTATTTTTATGCTCATCTAAGGCTAGCTGGGTGACAGGACATACATTTATAATAGATGGCGGCACGACTTTTAAATGA
- the pgsA gene encoding CDP-diacylglycerol--glycerol-3-phosphate 3-phosphatidyltransferase, with protein MSLNLPNALAFFRILLAPLMFFMLVNAPGIFTQIHISWINYFAALIFVIASVTDFFDGYIARSWDQKTKLGAILDPLADKMLILAAFLGLMMLSRASAWAVYLILVREFFITGFRVVMASDGVEVAASMAGKVKTVSQMFAVGFLLMSWPGGELLLWIAVALTLYSGFEYIFAYVKAMKKS; from the coding sequence GTGAGTTTAAATTTACCAAACGCATTGGCATTTTTTAGGATACTGCTGGCTCCGCTTATGTTTTTTATGCTTGTAAATGCGCCAGGAATTTTTACGCAAATTCACATAAGTTGGATAAACTACTTCGCAGCTCTTATTTTTGTGATCGCCTCGGTGACTGACTTTTTTGACGGCTACATCGCCAGAAGCTGGGATCAAAAGACCAAGCTTGGAGCGATCCTTGACCCACTAGCTGATAAGATGCTAATTCTTGCTGCATTTTTGGGGCTTATGATGCTTAGTAGAGCGAGTGCTTGGGCTGTTTATCTCATCTTGGTAAGGGAATTTTTTATAACTGGCTTTCGTGTAGTGATGGCAAGTGACGGCGTAGAGGTTGCGGCCTCGATGGCTGGCAAAGTAAAAACAGTCTCGCAGATGTTTGCTGTTGGATTTTTACTGATGAGCTGGCCTGGTGGCGAGCTTTTGCTCTGGATCGCTGTTGCGCTTACACTTTATTCTGGGTTTGAGTATATTTTTGCCTATGTAAAGGCGATGAAAAAGAGTTAA
- the rseP gene encoding RIP metalloprotease RseP → MKGILFTLALLCLGLYAYSFYFLVTVLAISFLIFFHELGHFLAARSLGVKVNTFSIGFGEKIYTKNIGGTDYCLSAIPLGGYVQLKGQDDTDPKAKNYDCDSYNVLSPIKRIYILFAGPFFNFILAFFIYILLGSIGVERLAPSVGHIAEGSAAASAGLAKNDKILAINGVKINEWDEISKNVKLEPSTILIDRNGSQMTINLTPKIGETINLFNEKVQRPLIGISPNGEVVKIYHTGFGSLKFAYDETLEASKLIFKSFTKLVSGTVSLKEVGGIVQIADVTSKAAKISLGVLLTIVALISVNLGVLNLFPIPALDGGHILFNLYELIFRREVNERVLVTLTYCGWALLLGIMMLATFNDIIRLSGGL, encoded by the coding sequence TTGAAAGGCATTCTCTTCACGTTAGCCCTACTTTGTCTTGGGCTTTATGCGTATTCATTTTATTTTTTAGTGACCGTTTTAGCCATTAGTTTTCTCATATTTTTTCACGAGCTTGGCCACTTTTTGGCAGCAAGATCGCTTGGCGTAAAGGTAAACACCTTTAGTATCGGCTTTGGGGAGAAAATTTATACCAAAAACATTGGTGGCACCGACTACTGCCTAAGCGCGATCCCACTTGGTGGATACGTACAGCTAAAAGGTCAAGACGACACCGACCCAAAAGCCAAAAACTACGACTGTGATAGCTATAACGTGCTAAGCCCTATAAAGCGAATTTACATCCTCTTTGCTGGGCCATTTTTTAACTTTATCTTGGCGTTTTTTATATACATTTTGCTTGGATCTATCGGAGTTGAAAGACTTGCGCCAAGTGTAGGCCATATAGCTGAAGGCTCGGCAGCTGCAAGCGCTGGACTAGCTAAAAATGATAAAATTTTAGCAATAAATGGCGTAAAGATAAACGAGTGGGATGAGATCAGTAAAAATGTAAAGCTTGAGCCAAGCACCATTTTGATAGATCGCAACGGCTCGCAAATGACTATAAATTTAACACCAAAGATAGGCGAGACGATAAATCTATTTAATGAAAAGGTACAGCGCCCATTGATCGGGATCTCTCCAAATGGCGAAGTGGTAAAAATTTATCATACAGGCTTTGGTAGCCTAAAATTTGCTTACGATGAAACTCTAGAAGCATCAAAACTAATCTTTAAAAGCTTTACCAAACTAGTAAGTGGAACTGTATCACTAAAAGAGGTCGGTGGTATCGTGCAGATCGCTGATGTCACTTCAAAAGCTGCAAAAATAAGTCTTGGCGTACTTTTGACGATCGTCGCTTTAATCTCAGTAAATTTAGGCGTTTTAAATTTATTCCCCATCCCAGCGCTTGACGGCGGACACATACTTTTTAACTTATATGAGCTAATTTTTAGACGCGAGGTAAATGAGCGAGTGCTTGTTACGCTTACCTACTGCGGCTGGGCGCTACTGCTTGGTATAATGATGCTTGCAACCTTTAATGACATTATAAGATTAAGCGGAGGTTTATGA
- a CDS encoding YggS family pyridoxal phosphate-dependent enzyme, with product MMIVLKELLEKIENLSKDVTLIAVSKNVTSAEVRELYAQGQRNFGENRVQELAKKKLELQNFTDIKWHMIGRLQNNKINQMVSLKPTLWQSCDSFERAVEVDKRLSYKLNTLLQINSANEDTKQGVSVANAAEIYERIQSECKNINLKGVMSIGAHVDETKEIQKSFELTYKIFDSLKPKGATICSMGMSSDFELAIKCGSNMIRLGTMLYL from the coding sequence ATGATGATAGTTTTAAAAGAGCTGTTAGAAAAGATAGAAAATTTAAGCAAAGATGTGACACTAATCGCCGTTAGTAAAAATGTCACAAGCGCTGAAGTAAGAGAGCTTTACGCACAAGGGCAAAGAAATTTTGGTGAAAATAGAGTCCAAGAGCTAGCCAAAAAAAAGCTAGAACTGCAAAATTTTACTGATATAAAATGGCATATGATCGGCCGCTTGCAAAATAACAAAATAAATCAAATGGTAAGCCTAAAGCCCACACTTTGGCAAAGCTGCGATAGCTTTGAAAGAGCTGTAGAGGTCGATAAAAGGCTTAGCTACAAGCTAAATACCTTGCTTCAAATAAACTCGGCTAATGAAGATACAAAGCAAGGCGTAAGCGTAGCAAATGCGGCAGAAATTTATGAGCGTATCCAAAGCGAGTGCAAAAATATCAATCTAAAAGGTGTGATGAGTATCGGAGCGCATGTGGATGAGACAAAAGAGATTCAAAAGAGCTTTGAACTAACTTATAAAATTTTTGATAGCCTAAAGCCAAAAGGTGCAACTATCTGCTCAATGGGCATGAGTAGTGACTTCGAGCTAGCGATAAAATGTGGCTCAAATATGATCCGCCTTGGCACTATGCTTTATCTATAA
- a CDS encoding ComF family protein — MFCAFCKSFTLNTFCKICSQILSEPSPIVRELEGFKIYSFYGYSEIKELIHSKHQMHGYFIYKNLAKFVFNKFAKSFSLPEKVYALPIDDRVHHGYSHTAILANALKAKNLKPIFHALHATSKISYSGKDLQFRQNNPRNFKILKKITAPVILVDDIVTTGTTILEARNTLEKAGVKVLFALVLADAKY; from the coding sequence ATGTTTTGTGCGTTTTGCAAGAGCTTTACGCTAAATACATTTTGTAAAATTTGCTCACAAATTTTAAGCGAGCCAAGCCCGATAGTAAGAGAACTAGAGGGCTTTAAAATTTATAGCTTTTACGGCTACTCTGAAATAAAAGAACTCATCCACTCCAAGCACCAAATGCACGGATATTTTATATATAAAAACTTAGCCAAATTTGTATTTAATAAATTTGCTAAAAGCTTTAGCTTACCGGAGAAAGTCTATGCTCTGCCGATAGATGATAGAGTACATCACGGCTATTCGCATACGGCTATTTTGGCAAATGCGCTAAAGGCTAAAAATCTAAAGCCCATATTTCATGCACTGCATGCAACAAGCAAGATCAGCTATAGTGGTAAGGATTTGCAATTTAGACAAAATAACCCAAGAAATTTTAAAATCCTAAAAAAGATCACTGCGCCAGTTATTTTAGTAGATGACATTGTAACCACTGGCACTACAATACTTGAGGCTAGAAATACTCTAGAAAAAGCTGGCGTAAAAGTACTTTTTGCTCTAGTTTTGGCTGACGCTAAATATTAA
- a CDS encoding YajG family lipoprotein, which translates to MNKFKFLAIFGLFVLFLTGCAPSQSVVAFDPYKAVVSQQNSGFETYISAVHDNRKNKSTIATITDSKGTVKEYVVLQNDLATYFSDSLKKELMARGANVNGMGGVVVEIFINEFEANMSGYGTDNTKGNIKITLKIQKGDQSIVKNISNNQTKFELIRTGGAFKSFLTEIINDAIKRTAIAILNS; encoded by the coding sequence ATGAATAAATTTAAATTTTTAGCTATTTTTGGACTTTTTGTTTTGTTTTTAACTGGTTGTGCACCAAGTCAAAGTGTTGTCGCATTTGATCCATATAAGGCTGTTGTGAGCCAGCAAAATAGTGGCTTTGAGACCTATATAAGCGCGGTGCATGACAACCGTAAAAATAAAAGTACCATTGCTACGATCACTGATAGCAAAGGTACCGTAAAAGAATATGTCGTGCTTCAAAACGATCTTGCTACTTATTTTAGTGATTCGCTCAAAAAAGAGCTTATGGCGCGCGGTGCAAATGTAAATGGCATGGGTGGCGTTGTAGTTGAAATTTTTATCAACGAGTTTGAAGCAAATATGAGTGGATACGGCACTGATAATACAAAAGGTAATATTAAGATTACACTTAAGATCCAAAAAGGCGATCAAAGCATCGTTAAAAATATTTCAAATAATCAAACCAAATTTGAGTTGATTCGCACAGGTGGAGCATTTAAATCATTTTTAACTGAGATCATAAATGATGCCATCAAACGCACAGCAATTGCTATTTTAAATAGCTAA